Proteins encoded within one genomic window of Triticum aestivum cultivar Chinese Spring chromosome 2D, IWGSC CS RefSeq v2.1, whole genome shotgun sequence:
- the LOC123054473 gene encoding 26S proteasome non-ATPase regulatory subunit 13 homolog B, with amino-acid sequence MAAPLEFLEAQGSTRPELAEWYAALADLYQRKLWHQLTLKLDQFLALAVVQAGDALIQLYTHFISDFESKINLLKFAHFAVVVSRQYSDKDAGISYLEGVISKLHDTKESRVEEPILYVKMQIASFLLEKGNQKECKKLVDEGKTTLDSMDDVDPSVHSTYYWLCSQYHKVCQDYSEFYKNALLYLAYTTVESLSEPFKQNLAFDLSLAALLGDNIYNFGELLAHPIIHSLVGTPVEWIYHILQAFNSGNLASYQELCKVHAAALSAQPALVQKERELLEKINILCLMEIIFSRASQDRTIPLSTIAEQTRLSVEDVEYLLMKSLSAHLIEGIIDGVDGTVHVSWAQPRVLGIDQVKSLRDRLDTWVGKVHTTLLSVEAETPDLVAS; translated from the exons ATGGCGGCGCCGCTGGAGTTCCTGGAGGCGCAGGGCTCGACCCGGCCGGAGCTGGCGGAGTGGTACGCCGCCCTCGCCGACCTCTACCAGCGGAAGCTCTGGCACCAACTCACCCTCAAGCTCGACCAGTTCCtcgccctcgccgtcgtccag GCGGGTGATGCTCTGATTCAGCTGTATACTCATTTCATCTCTGATTTCGAGAGCAAGATCAATCTTCTTAAATTTGCTCACTTCGCGGTAGTAGTTTCACGCCAGTATTCAGATAAAGATGCTGGTATAAGCTATCTCGAAGGCGTAATTTCGAAGCTGCATGATACCAAGGAATCACGGGTTGAAGAGCCCATTCTGTATGTGAAGATGCAGATTGCAAGTTTTCTTCTTGAGAAAGGGAATCAAAAGGAGTGTAAGAAACTGGTAGACGAGGGGAAAACCACTTTGGATAGCATGGACGATGTTGATCCTTCAGTACATTCGACCTATTATTGGTTATGTTCTCAGTACCATAAAGTGTGTCAAGACTATTCTGAATTCTATAAAAATGCTCTTCTCTATCTTGCATACACAACAGTGGAGTCACTTTCAGAACCATTCAAACAG AACCTGGCATTTGACCTCTCACTTGCAGCTTTATTGGGTGACAACATATACAACTTCGGGGAGTTGCTTGCCCATCCAATT ATCCATAGCCTTGTGGGAACACCGGTGGAGTGGATTTATCATATCTTGCAAGCGTTCAACTCTGGCAATCTAGCGTCCTACCAGGAACTCTGCAAAGTTCACGCCGCCGCTTTGAGTGCGCAGCCCGCTTTGGTACAGAAGGAGAGGGAACTTCTTGAAAAGATCAATATCCTTTGCTTGATGGAAATCATTTTCAG TCGAGCATCTCAAGACCGTACAATCCCGTTGAGCACTATAGCTGAACAGACCAGGCTCTCAGTTGAAGATGTGGAGTATCTACTAATGAAGAGCCTCTCT GCTCATCTTATCGAAGGCATTATTGATGGGGTTGATGGGACTGTCCATGTTTCATGGGCGCAACCGAGGGTCCTTGGGATCGACCAAGTGAAATCCCTGCGTGACCGGCTTGATACCTGGGTCGGGAAGGTGCACACTACTTTGTTATCTGTCGAAGCCGAGACACCCGACCTGGTAGCTTCGTGA